One segment of Cyprinus carpio isolate SPL01 chromosome B20, ASM1834038v1, whole genome shotgun sequence DNA contains the following:
- the LOC109052565 gene encoding 26S proteasome regulatory subunit 4 isoform X1, producing the protein MGQSQSGGHGPGGGKKDDKDKKKKYEPPIPTRVGKRKRKSKGPDAASKLPLVTPHTQCRLKHLKQERIKDYLLMEEEFIRNQEQMKPLEEKQEEERSKVDDLRGTPMSVGTLEEIIDDNHAIVSTSVGSEHYVSILSFVDKDLLEPGCSVLLNHKVHAVIGVLMDDTDPLVTVMKVEKAPQETYADIGGLDGQIQEIKESVELPLTHPEYYEEMGIKPPKGVILYGPPGTGKTLLAKAVANQTSATFLRVVGSELIQKYLGDGPKLVRELFRVAEEHAPSIVFIDEIDAIGTKRYDSNSGGEREIQRTMLELLNQLDGFDSRGDVKVVMATNRIETLDPALIRPGRIDRKIEFPLPDEKTKRRIFQIHTSRMTLAEDVILDDFILAKDDLSGADIKAICTEAGLMALRERRMKVTNEDFKKSKENVLYKKQEGTPEGLYL; encoded by the exons ATG GGCCAGAGTCAAAGCGGAGGACATGGACCAGGAGGTGGAAAGAAAGATGACAAG gacaagaaaaagaaatatgagcCACCCATTCCAACCAGAGTGGGCAAGAGGAAGAGGAAGTCCAAGGGCCCTGATGCTGCTAGCAAGCTGCCCTTAG TCACCCCTCACACACAGTGCAGGCTGAAGCACTTGAAGCAGGAGAGAATTAAAGACTACCTGCTGATGGAGGAGGAGTTCATCAGGAACCAGGAGCAGATGAAACCTCTAGAGGAGAAACAGGAG GAGGAGAGGTCAAAAGTGGATGACCTCAGGGGAACTCCTATGTCTGTGGGGACCCTGGAGGAGATCATTGATGACAATCATGCCATCGTCTCCACATCTGTTGGCTCGGAGCACTATGTCAGCATTCTGTCATTTGTCGACAAAGATCTGCTGGAGCCCGGCTGCTCTGTTTTACTAAACCACAAG GTTCATGCAGTCATAGGGGTTTTGATGGACGACACAGACCCTCTTGTTACCGTCATGAAGGTAGAAAAGGCTCCGCAAGAGACATACGCTGATATCGGTGGACTGGACGGTCAGATACAAGAAATTAAG GAGTCTGTGGAGCTGCCGCTGACCCATCCAGAGTATTATGAGGAAATGGGGATCAAGCCTCCTAAAGGGGTCATTCTCTACGGCCCCCCTGGAACAG GTAAAACCCTCCTTGCCAAGGCAGTGGCCAATCAGACGTCTGCAACTTTTTTGCGGGTTGTTGGTTCAGAGCTGATTCAGAAGTATCTCGGCGACGGCCCTAAACTAGTACGTGAGCTCTTCAGGGTGGCAGAGGAACACGCTCCTTCTATCGTCTTCATCGACGAGATTGACGCCATTGGAACTAAGAG ATACGACTCAAACTCAGGAGGTGAACGTGAAATTCAGAGAACCATGTTGGAGCTCCTTAACCAGCTGGATGGCTTTGATTCGCGTGGAGATGTGAAGGTCGTTATGGCTACCAACAGAATAGAGACCCTTGACCCTGCTCTTATTAGACCGG GTCGCATCGACCGTAAGATTGAGTTCCCATTACCAGATGAGAAAACCAAGAGAAGGATCTTCCAGATCCACACCAGCAGAATGACTTTGGCTGAGGATGTGATCTTGGACGACTTCATCCTGGCTAAAGATGACCTTTCAGGAGCTGATATTAAG GCCATCTGTACAGAAGCAGGCCTCATGGCCCTCAGAGAGCGCAGGATGAAGGTCACCAACGAGGACTTCAAGAAGtctaaagaaaatgttttgtataaGAAGCAGGAGGGCACCCCTGAAGGCCTCTATCTCTAA
- the LOC109052565 gene encoding 26S proteasome regulatory subunit 4 isoform X2, whose translation MEEEFIRNQEQMKPLEEKQEEERSKVDDLRGTPMSVGTLEEIIDDNHAIVSTSVGSEHYVSILSFVDKDLLEPGCSVLLNHKVHAVIGVLMDDTDPLVTVMKVEKAPQETYADIGGLDGQIQEIKESVELPLTHPEYYEEMGIKPPKGVILYGPPGTGKTLLAKAVANQTSATFLRVVGSELIQKYLGDGPKLVRELFRVAEEHAPSIVFIDEIDAIGTKRYDSNSGGEREIQRTMLELLNQLDGFDSRGDVKVVMATNRIETLDPALIRPGRIDRKIEFPLPDEKTKRRIFQIHTSRMTLAEDVILDDFILAKDDLSGADIKAICTEAGLMALRERRMKVTNEDFKKSKENVLYKKQEGTPEGLYL comes from the exons ATGGAGGAGGAGTTCATCAGGAACCAGGAGCAGATGAAACCTCTAGAGGAGAAACAGGAG GAGGAGAGGTCAAAAGTGGATGACCTCAGGGGAACTCCTATGTCTGTGGGGACCCTGGAGGAGATCATTGATGACAATCATGCCATCGTCTCCACATCTGTTGGCTCGGAGCACTATGTCAGCATTCTGTCATTTGTCGACAAAGATCTGCTGGAGCCCGGCTGCTCTGTTTTACTAAACCACAAG GTTCATGCAGTCATAGGGGTTTTGATGGACGACACAGACCCTCTTGTTACCGTCATGAAGGTAGAAAAGGCTCCGCAAGAGACATACGCTGATATCGGTGGACTGGACGGTCAGATACAAGAAATTAAG GAGTCTGTGGAGCTGCCGCTGACCCATCCAGAGTATTATGAGGAAATGGGGATCAAGCCTCCTAAAGGGGTCATTCTCTACGGCCCCCCTGGAACAG GTAAAACCCTCCTTGCCAAGGCAGTGGCCAATCAGACGTCTGCAACTTTTTTGCGGGTTGTTGGTTCAGAGCTGATTCAGAAGTATCTCGGCGACGGCCCTAAACTAGTACGTGAGCTCTTCAGGGTGGCAGAGGAACACGCTCCTTCTATCGTCTTCATCGACGAGATTGACGCCATTGGAACTAAGAG ATACGACTCAAACTCAGGAGGTGAACGTGAAATTCAGAGAACCATGTTGGAGCTCCTTAACCAGCTGGATGGCTTTGATTCGCGTGGAGATGTGAAGGTCGTTATGGCTACCAACAGAATAGAGACCCTTGACCCTGCTCTTATTAGACCGG GTCGCATCGACCGTAAGATTGAGTTCCCATTACCAGATGAGAAAACCAAGAGAAGGATCTTCCAGATCCACACCAGCAGAATGACTTTGGCTGAGGATGTGATCTTGGACGACTTCATCCTGGCTAAAGATGACCTTTCAGGAGCTGATATTAAG GCCATCTGTACAGAAGCAGGCCTCATGGCCCTCAGAGAGCGCAGGATGAAGGTCACCAACGAGGACTTCAAGAAGtctaaagaaaatgttttgtataaGAAGCAGGAGGGCACCCCTGAAGGCCTCTATCTCTAA